A single region of the Pontimicrobium sp. SW4 genome encodes:
- a CDS encoding Na/Pi cotransporter family protein, which yields MQYGFTDILQLIGALGVFLFGMKVMSDALLKLAGDKMRSILATMTSNRFLGITTGFLITSVIQSSSATTLMVVSFSNAGLLTLTESISVIMGANIGTTITAWLITLLGFKVSMSAIALPLVGFGFAFTFAKKDKTQNIGSFIIGFALIFIGLQFLKEAMPDIKNNPEILSFLARYTDLGYLSILIFLLIGTVLTVVIQSSSATMALTLIMTAEGWIPFEMAAAMVLGENIGTTITANLAAIVANYRAKQTARAHLIFNIIGVIWMLILFYPFLKLVSWMSIQFGSESPYLSAAAIPVAISLFHTTFNVMNTFLLVWFVNPIAKVVERVVPKRVEETKTIDEPKFLTNDALKYPETAIATLIKESKYVFKNAVFEIVAHALNIHREDIKSDLKLKKLIKKSNILFETDIRELYTTKIKHIYGEIIKFATKAQSTLSLTENQNNEVSEIKTANRRMVEVIKDVNELSRNVGIFLNSENEYIKKEYDKLRKKVAKVLRVIYLFRTEKDNEKYYKILKKLKENARESKHTDNLGIDNLIRKDLITVDMASSLVNDNDNVNDMVKNLIIVAELLYGKKDSILENGIKKAPIQ from the coding sequence ATGCAGTACGGTTTTACGGATATACTCCAATTAATTGGGGCTTTAGGAGTCTTTTTGTTTGGTATGAAAGTGATGAGTGATGCACTTTTAAAACTAGCTGGAGATAAAATGAGGTCAATTTTAGCTACCATGACCTCAAATAGATTTTTAGGTATTACAACGGGATTCTTAATTACTTCGGTTATTCAATCGTCGTCAGCTACAACATTAATGGTGGTGAGTTTCTCTAACGCTGGTTTGTTAACTCTAACGGAATCTATTAGCGTCATTATGGGAGCCAATATTGGTACAACTATAACAGCGTGGTTAATTACACTATTAGGCTTTAAAGTAAGTATGAGTGCAATTGCATTACCGCTTGTAGGTTTTGGATTTGCATTTACGTTTGCTAAAAAAGATAAAACGCAAAATATTGGTAGTTTTATAATAGGTTTTGCACTCATTTTTATTGGACTTCAGTTTTTAAAAGAGGCTATGCCTGACATTAAAAATAATCCTGAGATACTGTCGTTTCTTGCACGATATACAGATCTTGGTTACTTATCTATATTAATATTTTTATTAATTGGTACTGTATTAACCGTAGTCATTCAGTCTTCAAGCGCAACAATGGCTTTGACTTTAATTATGACTGCCGAAGGCTGGATACCATTTGAAATGGCTGCTGCCATGGTTTTGGGAGAGAATATTGGTACGACTATAACAGCAAATTTGGCCGCTATTGTTGCTAACTATCGAGCAAAACAAACTGCAAGAGCACATTTAATTTTTAATATAATTGGTGTTATATGGATGTTGATATTGTTTTATCCTTTCTTAAAACTTGTAAGTTGGATGTCTATTCAATTTGGGTCCGAATCACCTTATTTAAGTGCTGCAGCAATACCTGTAGCTATCTCACTTTTCCATACCACATTTAACGTAATGAACACCTTTTTATTAGTGTGGTTTGTTAATCCAATTGCAAAAGTTGTTGAAAGAGTTGTGCCAAAAAGAGTAGAAGAAACAAAGACCATAGACGAACCTAAGTTTTTAACTAATGATGCGTTAAAATATCCTGAAACTGCAATTGCAACGCTAATAAAAGAATCTAAGTATGTATTTAAAAATGCTGTTTTTGAAATTGTTGCACATGCTTTAAATATTCATAGAGAAGATATTAAGTCGGATTTAAAACTCAAGAAGCTTATAAAAAAATCTAATATTTTGTTTGAAACAGATATTAGAGAGCTTTACACCACAAAGATAAAGCACATCTATGGAGAAATAATAAAATTTGCTACTAAAGCTCAAAGCACATTATCATTAACTGAAAATCAGAATAATGAAGTGTCAGAAATAAAAACAGCAAATAGACGCATGGTAGAAGTGATTAAAGATGTAAATGAATTAAGTAGAAACGTAGGGATATTTTTAAATTCAGAAAACGAATATATTAAAAAAGAGTACGATAAACTTAGAAAGAAAGTGGCTAAAGTACTTCGTGTGATCTATTTGTTTAGAACAGAAAAAGACAACGAGAAGTATTATAAGATTCTTAAAAAACTAAAAGAAAATGCTAGAGAGAGTAAGCATACCGATAACTTAGGAATAGATAATTTAATACGTAAGGATTTAATAACAGTTGATATGGCATCATCTTTAGTAAATGATAATGATAATGTCAATGATATGGTAAAAAATCTTATTATAGTTGCCGAGTTATTGTATGGCAAAAAAGATAGTATTTTGGAAAATGGTATAAAAAAAGCACCTATACAATAG